The following proteins come from a genomic window of Accipiter gentilis chromosome 2, bAccGen1.1, whole genome shotgun sequence:
- the RRM2B gene encoding ribonucleoside-diphosphate reductase subunit M2 B isoform X2 produces MGERRGRAAPQEGAGPERSSSLSAAENGLDPDEEPLLRKNPRRFVIFPVQYPDIWKMYKQAQASFWTAEEVDLSKDLPHWNKLKADEKHFVSHVLAFFAASDGIVNENLVARFSQEVQIPEARCFYGFQILIENVHSEMYSLLIDTYIKDPEKRDFLFNAIETMPCVKKKADWALKWIEDRESTFGERVVAFAAVEGIFFSGSFAAIFWLKKRGLMPGLTFSNELISRDEGLHCDFACLMFHYLVNRPSEERVREIIVNAVEIEQEFLTEALPVGLIGMNCTLMKQYIEFVADRLLMELGFSKVFHAENPFDFMENISLEGKTNFFEKRVSEYQRFAVMAETMDNVFTLDADF; encoded by the exons ATGGGGGAGCGCCGGGGGCGAGCGGCCCCGCAGGAGGGGGCCGGGCCGGAGCGG AGCTCCTCTCTGAGTGCTGCTGAAAATGGCTTGGATCCTGACGAGGAGCCTCTTCTCAGAAAAAATCCCCGCCGGTTCGTCATCTTCCCTGTCCAGTACCCAGACATATGGAAAATGTATAAACAGGCACAGGCCTCCTTTTGGACAGCAGAAGAG gtTGATTTGTCAAAGGACCTTCCTCACTGGAACAAgctgaaagcagatgaaaaacacTTTGTCTCTCATGTTCTGGCATTTTTTGCAGCTAGTGATGGAATTGTAAATGAAAACCTG GTGGCACGTTTTAGTCAGGAGGTGCAGATCCCAGAAGCTCGTTGTTTCTATGGCTTTCAGATTCTTATTGAGAACGTTCACTCGGAGATGTACAGCTTGCTCATAGACACCTACATCAAAGATCCTGAGAAAAG GGATTTCTTGTTTAATGCTATTGAAACAATGCCTTGTGTCAAGAAGAAAGCAGACTGGGCTCTGAAGTGGATTGAAGACAGAGAATCCACTTTTG GTGAGAGAGTGGTTGCTTTTGCTGCAGTTGAAGGCATCTTCTTTTCGGGTTCCTTTGCTGCTATATTTTGGCTGAAGAAGAGGGGCCTGATGCCTGGACTGACTTTCTCCAATGAACTTATTAGCAGAGATGAG GGTCTACACTGTGATTTTGCTTGTCTAATGTTCCATTATTTAGTGAACAGACCATCAGAGGAGCGGGTCCGTGAGATCATCGTTAATGCTGTTGAAATTGAGCAG GAGTTTCTAACAGAGGCGTTACCTGTAGGTCTGATTGGAATGAATTGCACTTTGATGAAACAGTATATAGAATTTGTCGCAGACCGGTTACTAATGGAGCTTGGGTTCTCAAAG GTCTTTCATGCAGAAAATCCTTTTGATTTCATGGAGAATATTTCTCTGGAAGGGAAAACAAATTTCTTTGAGAAGCGAGTTTCAGAATATCAACGTTTTGCTGTTATGGCAGAAACAATGGACAACGTCTTCACTCTGGATGCAGATTTTTGA
- the RRM2B gene encoding ribonucleoside-diphosphate reductase subunit M2 B isoform X1 — translation MVFLSKSVQARVARCKANDLEETWASSSLSAAENGLDPDEEPLLRKNPRRFVIFPVQYPDIWKMYKQAQASFWTAEEVDLSKDLPHWNKLKADEKHFVSHVLAFFAASDGIVNENLVARFSQEVQIPEARCFYGFQILIENVHSEMYSLLIDTYIKDPEKRDFLFNAIETMPCVKKKADWALKWIEDRESTFGERVVAFAAVEGIFFSGSFAAIFWLKKRGLMPGLTFSNELISRDEGLHCDFACLMFHYLVNRPSEERVREIIVNAVEIEQEFLTEALPVGLIGMNCTLMKQYIEFVADRLLMELGFSKVFHAENPFDFMENISLEGKTNFFEKRVSEYQRFAVMAETMDNVFTLDADF, via the exons ATGGTATTTTTAAGCAAGTCCGTCCAGGCCCGAGTAGCTCGATGTAAAGCGAACGATTTGGAGGAAACCTGGGCG AGCTCCTCTCTGAGTGCTGCTGAAAATGGCTTGGATCCTGACGAGGAGCCTCTTCTCAGAAAAAATCCCCGCCGGTTCGTCATCTTCCCTGTCCAGTACCCAGACATATGGAAAATGTATAAACAGGCACAGGCCTCCTTTTGGACAGCAGAAGAG gtTGATTTGTCAAAGGACCTTCCTCACTGGAACAAgctgaaagcagatgaaaaacacTTTGTCTCTCATGTTCTGGCATTTTTTGCAGCTAGTGATGGAATTGTAAATGAAAACCTG GTGGCACGTTTTAGTCAGGAGGTGCAGATCCCAGAAGCTCGTTGTTTCTATGGCTTTCAGATTCTTATTGAGAACGTTCACTCGGAGATGTACAGCTTGCTCATAGACACCTACATCAAAGATCCTGAGAAAAG GGATTTCTTGTTTAATGCTATTGAAACAATGCCTTGTGTCAAGAAGAAAGCAGACTGGGCTCTGAAGTGGATTGAAGACAGAGAATCCACTTTTG GTGAGAGAGTGGTTGCTTTTGCTGCAGTTGAAGGCATCTTCTTTTCGGGTTCCTTTGCTGCTATATTTTGGCTGAAGAAGAGGGGCCTGATGCCTGGACTGACTTTCTCCAATGAACTTATTAGCAGAGATGAG GGTCTACACTGTGATTTTGCTTGTCTAATGTTCCATTATTTAGTGAACAGACCATCAGAGGAGCGGGTCCGTGAGATCATCGTTAATGCTGTTGAAATTGAGCAG GAGTTTCTAACAGAGGCGTTACCTGTAGGTCTGATTGGAATGAATTGCACTTTGATGAAACAGTATATAGAATTTGTCGCAGACCGGTTACTAATGGAGCTTGGGTTCTCAAAG GTCTTTCATGCAGAAAATCCTTTTGATTTCATGGAGAATATTTCTCTGGAAGGGAAAACAAATTTCTTTGAGAAGCGAGTTTCAGAATATCAACGTTTTGCTGTTATGGCAGAAACAATGGACAACGTCTTCACTCTGGATGCAGATTTTTGA